One stretch of Prunus persica cultivar Lovell chromosome G1, Prunus_persica_NCBIv2, whole genome shotgun sequence DNA includes these proteins:
- the LOC18793977 gene encoding gibberellin 2-beta-dioxygenase 8: MIESNPPLLHHYGTLVRNPSNLVQVDQQRHIGGLVPAEECQLPLIDLHGLKIPDTRESLECARAICRASSEWGFFQVLNHGISPELLQSMRREQLKLFAAPFERKATCGLLNNSYRWGTPTATRPTQYSWSEAFHIPVTKISEEASYGEDFGSLRGVMEEFAAAMSNLANLLAGILANNLGHRKESLEDICDSSTCFLRLNRYPACPISPEMFGLVPHTDSDFLTILCQDQVGGLQLMKDSKWVAVKPNPDALIVNIGDLFQAWSNDVYKSVEHKVMANEKMERYSIAYFMCPSYDSLIGSCSSTSPEPSSVYRKFTFREYRNQIQQDVQKLGHKVGLSRFLLQ; the protein is encoded by the exons ATGATAGAATCAAACCCACCTCTCCTACACCATTATGGAACACTTGTGCGCAATCCATCCAATCTTGTTCAAGTTGATCAGCAACGCCACATTGGAGGGCTGGTCCCAGCTGAAGAATGCCAGCTTCCATTGATAGACCTTCATGGTTTGAAAATCCCTGACACAAGGGAGAGCCTAGAATGCGCTCGAGCCATCTGCCGAGCGTCGTCGGAGTGGGGGTTCTTCCAAGTGCTGAACCACGGCATCAGCCCTGAGCTGCTGCAGAGTATGAGGAGAGAGCAGCTCAAGCTGTTTGCTGCACCGTTTGAGAGAAAAGCTACTTGTGGGCTTCTCAACAATTCATACAGGTGGGGGACTCCAACCGCAACGCGGCCAACTCAATACTCTTGGTCTGAAGCTTTTCACATTCCTGTCACCAAAATCTCAGAAGAAGCTAGCTATGGGGAGGACTTTGGTTCTCTCAG GGGAGTGATGGAGGAATTTGCAGCAGCCATGTCAAACCTGGCAAATTTGCTTGCTGGGATTCTAGCGAACAATCTGGGACACCGAAAGGAATCGTTAGAAGACATTTGTGACTCGAGCACTTGCTTTCTTCGATTGAATCGCTACCCGGCTTGTCCAATATCCCCAGAGATGTTTGGCTTGGTGCCTCACACTGACAGTGATTTCCTCACAATTCTTTGCCAAGACCAAGTAGGAGGACTTCAGCTCATGAAAGATTCCAAATGGGTTGCTGTGAAACCCAATCCAGACGCACTTATCGTTAACATTGGAGATCTTTTTcag GCGTGGAGCAATGATGTGTACAAAAGTGTGGAGCACAAGGTGATGGCAAACGAGAAGATGGAACGCTACTCAATCGCCTACTTCATGTGCCCTTCCTATGATTCCTTAATTGGGAGTTGCAGCAGCACATCGCCAGAACCTTCTTCCGTCTATAGAAAGTTCACTTTTCGAGAATACAGGAACCAAATTCAACAGGATGTTCAGAAACTTGGCCACAAAGTTGGCCTCTCaagatttcttcttcaataa